The genomic region caggcaggcaggcaggcaggcaagcagttgggagccagcagtcctggattgtgagaggggtcccagattggagagggtgcaggctgggatgagggacacccccccatgcaccgggcctctagtatcatataaatcCTTAGTATGTAGTCTAGTATCATATAAATCCTTAATATGTagccttttataaaaaaaactagtagcccattgcgcGGTATCATGCGCAGTAGGCTCGGAACCACAGCGTGCCGCCGGGACCCGCACTGCTTCTACGGGAGCGAGcgtgggtgctgggagggagccGCACTACCTCCATGGGAGGCAGGCCCAttgtctcctctccgggcctgtgcTCGGCTGCAGAGACTGTGGGccggcctccctgtcccccagaggccctctgtggccgGGGCGTTGCTGGagtgatgaagcaagcatcccaccccagctgctccacacccactgcccagaggccctctgtcaccgtggcgatgaagcaagcattccaccaggctgctcaggCTGCCCGCTCTCAACggcagcccccccaggactgggggactctggcgaggatgaggggactgggtgccgccatcttgtggctatgggcgccaccatctttgtgatggaatgacagctaattggcatattacccttttattagataggaggatacatatttttgttgattttattgatttcagagaggaagagagagggagagatagacacatcagcgatgagagaatcactgattggctgcctcctgcatgctccacactggggattgaacctacaacccaggcatgagccctgaccgggaatcaaaccatgacctggttcataggttgacgtgcAGAGCCACGCCAGCCCAGCAGCATATAGCCTTTTGagtccagtttctctctttttgtgtattcttttaaaaaatatatgtataataaatttatttataaattaaataattataatttactgGAATGGTACCATGATGTATAGGCAGTCTATCTGTAGAAACACTTCTAAAACAAAACTATTATGAAATGCTGTATCTACTTGATAcctctcttaaaattttttatttttaaattagtttactTTTAAtactttgtattggtttcaggtgtacaactaagtagtttgttttctttatttaaaaaattattttcaattacagttgacatacgttgagtctggtttctttctcttagcataatgcatttgagattcCTCCAGATGGTTATACTTatcagttccttcctttttaatgcTGGGCAGTATTCCACTATGTAGACATACCAGTGTGTTTATCTGCTTACCAGCTGAGGAGCATTGGGTTATGTGAGGTGATTGTTTGGCAATACACAAATACCCAGTTTCACATCACAGTCACTTTTACCATATGACTTTAGCATCCTTGATAATCCTGCCTCAATTAAGTACTTAATTAGGAGTCACAAAATGGTTATTTTCTAATTCTGTTATTCCTTCAACATGGTTGGAATTTTTTTGTAAAGAAGAGCTTTATCTCATTGACTAGGGCTATATGGTTATCTTGAAATACAAAAAAGACAGgataaattttaaattcctttccTTTAATGATCAATTTTCAGACTAAGAATCTGGTGCAATAACAACATCCAATGGTAACAGATTAGGATTGATTTGTGGGTGTGGTGTTTATTCCTGTGGGGGTGCAGCGACTTTTAATTGactcagattttaattttttacagtcAACATCTTTAAATCCATTGCAGTCCATATCCCTCCCTACCCCAATCCACCCCCATTATTGAAAGAGTATTTTATTAGGCATTGGGGCTATTCAAATATGGAACACAATTCTCATCCTTAAGAAACTCAGGCTGGGAAAAGAGGCAAATGAGTCAATAAAAAGTTACAATGCATTGTTACTAATTAATATTTACTAATGCAATGAGAGAAGTGTCTGTGGAATTCTGTGATAACATAGAAGTCtactgtatctatatttttactcttttcaaGATTCCTTCTTTTATCATTTCCCTTCTATTTAGAGATCCTCCTataccctttttatttttaggtaggTCTGCTGGTAACAGATTATATTAGTTATACCTTTCATCTGAGAATGTCTTGATTTCCCTTTTTATTCTTGAGGTAATTTTCACTGAATATAAGATTCTGGGTTGACACTTTTCTTTCAGGGCCTGAAAAATGCTGTGTTTCCTCCTTCTGACCtcatttctgatgagaaatccaaACCTAATTATTTCCCCCTTATAGGTAAGGCATcacttctctcttgctgctttcaagatttttttctttcctttagttttcagaagtttgaTTATATATATCTTGGCATGGGTTCCTCTGGGTTTGATCTATGTGGGGTCCATTCTGCTTAACTCTGTAGGTTTATCTTGTGCCATATTTGggaaattttcagccattatttcaaTACTTTTCTGtcccatcctctttctcttcaCCTTCTGGAACTCTGTGATGACATGAATATTAGATCTTTTGTTATACTCAGTCCTACAGGTccccaaggtgtgtgtgtgtgtgtgtgtgtgtgtgtgtgtgtgtgtgtgttcccaagCTATTTTCTCTCTGTTATCCACATTGGGTAATTTCTATTGACCTTTCTTCTGCTGTTAAATCCACTGAGATTTTACTTTGGTTATTTAGCTCTCAGTTCTAAAAATTCTCTCTGGTTCtttttatcttctatttctttgctgaggcttgaagcatttttatgatggctgctttgcaaatatttgacATAGAATTCTAACATCTGAGTCATCTTCATGTTGGTCTTGGTTGTCTTCTCATTCAAGTTGAGATTTTCTAGGTTCTTTGTATGAATGACTTTATAATTGAATCATGGACATTTGTGGAATTATGACTCTGGATCTTAATTGTCTCATTTAAAGCAGGTCTCTTCTGACACAGTGCCAGTGGGAAAGTGGGGAAACTGCCTCTTTACTGCCTTGGGAATCTAGGCCCTACTCAGCCTCTGCTGGCAGGTGGAAGAGGAGCTGTTCTTGTGTGTGTGGCTGGAAGTGGCTTCTGTAAGATTTCTGTCTTGCTGAACCTGGTCCTTTGGCCAGAgagcaggcttttaaaaaaaatcctcacctgagatattttttcctttgcttttcagagagagtggaaggaaaagagaaagggaaggagacagacagacagacattgatgtgagcaagacacatcaactggctacctcccgcatgtgccctgaccaagggtGGGAAGCgaaccacaacccaggtatgtgccctcaattGGGAATCAATGTGCCCTTTTGGCGAcagggaagatgctctaaccactgagcaaccagccagggagagaaagcaggcttttgttggggcttttttttttttgtttctgtgcTAGCTTCTCTAGCACCCAGCTCAAGATACAcgaagcaaaaagaaaatctatGTTTCTGAAAGGTAGAGGGAAGGGAGACTGGCTATTATACTCAGGACCTGGAAAACACAACAAAGTatgttgtgtctctctcacatcaatgtctgtctgtctagctctctctctctctcttcccctcctccctttctctctctgaaagcaatggaaaaaatatcctcagttgaggattaaaaagaaaaaaaaaaaaaaagcctgctctctctagccGAAGAAACAGGTTAAGCAAGACAGAGATCTTACGGATtgttttatatgtaactagaggcccggtgcatgaaaattcatgcactggaggggcccctcagcctggcctggcccctctcacagtccgggagccctcaggggcgggaggcgacccagtgatcaggggaaggtgatgcccccatcacacctctgctgctgccactgcccgtagcacaagccttggccggccctgggcggccgccatctgaggcttgcctgcaccttgggctgccctgggaggctgggcagctaccatccgaggcttgcctgtgccttgggctggccctgggtggttggagggactgggggacttgggaggcaggtgtgtggagcagccggacccgcctgggggcgggcctggccatgctgtgcacctgccgccctggcagggctgagggaactgggcgccgccatctttgagggtgtggcagtcaattagcatatagcacccttattggctgtgggcaccaccgtctttgtgagggtgtgatggtcaattagcatattcctttttTAATAGATAGAATACCCAAGGATTTAGCTGTACTTAGTGGAGGAATCAGGAAAAGCACATCTGCTCCATTATACCAGAAGCTCAAGTCAGGAACAGTCAGTCCGTATCCTTTGGATGCTTGACCTTCTGCACTCGGATggcgagtgtgactcgacatggttagcatcggtagcagctcgagaaaaaagcaagcgagtgcaaagagttaaacTACCCAGTCTTTGGCCAGCCGGCTCTTTGACAGGATGCGTTATTCTTTGCTTCCCAAGATGTTATAGGCTCCCTTTGTGCTCTTCCTCCCCCAGCCTTGGGATCAGTCTTTCCTACCAGGAGCCCTGGTTGGGTTAAGCCAGTCCTGGGAGGCCATCTGTTTTACTCTGCTCAGGCTGATAGAACAAAATGTCATAGATTGGGTGGTTTCAACAATAGACATTCCTAGTTCCATAATTTttggaagcccaagatcaaggacCTAGCAGATTTAGTTCCTGGTGAGACagctgtcttcttgctgtgttCTCATGAGGCCTTTTCCTTGGCACATGGTTGTGCAGAGTgtgtctttctcttcttataagggcactaaacAGGGCACATCATAAGGGTCCCATTTCTTGACCTCATCTAAACATCATTACCTCCCAAACACGCCACCTCCTAAAACCATCTCACTGGGAGTTAGGGCTCCAACATATGAACTGAGGGAGGGggcacattcagtccataaccaCTCTTGCCAATGAGTAGTTCAACTATGCGCCCTTCTCTCTTCCTAATGAAGATAAGATGGCAGGTAGACAAGAGTTCTCTACTTTCTCTACTTGGGCATCTGGCCCTGGGCCACCACTTGCTGCCAGCCTCCGGACCAGACCACACAGAGGGCAGAGCCAAGAGCTTCACAGGACTGGGAACTAGAACTCCGATTTCTCCCATCTACAGATTTTGGTTCCGTCTtggtcctccctctgcctccccctgatCTGCCTCAATCAGCAGTTGAAAAGAGAATATGAGGGATTTGCCAATCACTTGGTCTCACAAAAACCTTTGATCTGAACCTAAAAAACCTACGCACACATTCCTTTACACtcctctttattctttcttcttggaAAAACCATCAACAAGTATCTTTCTGGGGGAGGGAAGACAATTCTGGAAAGTTCTCAGGATTGTGTGCTGAATTTTCAGGTAGGAACCTAGAAAGCCAGAGATGCAGGAGGCCAGGCCTCCAGGGTCCTGAAGAGACGTTCGAAGGGCAGCAACTTCACTCGGGCAGGGTAGCTCCACGTGGGCCACCAACACTGTTCTCCTCAGCCCAGGGAGCTCATCAGGGTCTGGGCCTGCTTCAGTTCTGCCAGGGAAGAGGTAAGCAGTTGGGCGGCAGTCAGGTGGGACCTGAGGGCCCCTAACCTCTCCAGGTACAGCTGAGCCTTCTTACCTGCCAGGAGGACCTGGAACTTGTCTGCTGAGAGGGACAGGGCAACAGGCTGGGCCGGGGCCTCCGGGGCAGCCGCCACGTCCAGCCGCAGGTGCACCACTGGCTCTTTCACAGACCGGAGCAGGCTGGAGCTCATGACGTAGTCTACCCGCCAGcctgtgcctgccagcctgttaaCTGAGACCGCCTGGCAGGTGAGCCATAcagtcctcagcccagcccctggctcAGTCTACAGCCCTTCAGGTTGTATGGCTTTGGGGAAGCTCTTATTCCTTTGACCTCTGACCCACAGCATGTGCTCAATAATTGGGAGCTCAGATTATCCACAGATCTCAGAAGAAAGAAACCTGGCTAGAGTCAGAAGTCCTGGCTCTGTGATTGTGACATGTGACCATGAGTAAATCTGAGAACAAACACAGACCATGCTACATGTACCTTCTAGAATAGACCCCAAACCGCAACTTGGCCGACTCCACACTCACCACGCAGGCTGCAGGCCCGCAAGTACTCCTGCAGGGGGCTTTGCTTCTCTTCATAACAGCGACACAGGCTGGCTGCATGCTCTGGGGGCAGAATGGAGGTCCCCTGAGGTAAGCAGGTGGCTGCTCGggctgctcagagggcaggtaTCAGGCTCCTGGCCCAGAAAGGGCAGGGTGCATCTCATGGTCACATGGTCTGGCCAGGGTGCATCTCATGGCAGCCCTTGGCCCGCCCAGGTCCCCATACCTTTAGGCAACCCCAGCTGCTGCAATTCACTGGACAAGGACTCGCCATCCACGCTATGCTTGGCCGCACTGGAGAGGATGAAACTCAGTACTGCCACAGTGGCTTTCACATCGCCCAACTCTGGGGAGatcatggggggtgggaggtgtcaCTATAGCCCAGCTACCTCCTTGTTGCCCTACTATCTTCAGCTCAGAGCCCCCAGGCCTTCTTGAGCCTTGAGCATTGCCACTGCAGGCAGAGGACACTGGGGTAGACTGTCAATGTCTTCTCCTCAGGTTCCTCTGCTGAGGCAGGTGGGTCAGGGTGAGCTGCTGGGAAGAGGGGTCTCTGGACCAGGTCCCAGGCCGAGTAGCCAGAGTGGCCCAAAGTCCGTGGACTCAGTGGGGTACTCACCAAACCTGGCATCAGCAGTGAGCTTCTGGACCTTCTCGTACTGTGGGGAAAGGAGGCCTATAAGGTTGCCAGACCCCTGCTTGCCACTCCCTTACCCTCAACCGCCTGGATCCTGAGGTAAGGATGGGCAGGAGGCTGATCACCCACCTCCCTGGGTTTGGTGCGCTCTCGGGGTTGTGGGACAAGGGGGTGCTGGAGCAGGCACTCAcatccatccccagccccagaagCTCCTGCAGCACCTGACCGCACAGCAGCCTCAGCTTCACGGAGGACTGGAGGGAAGGCCCAACATCAGCCCGATGGCCCTCATCCCTCCATGCTGGGGCTGCTCACAAGGTCATCCATGTGAGCAGGCACACAGCATGCTAGGATGGGCTGAGAGCACTGAGGCCCACACCCCCAACTCCCAGggtccccatcccccatccctctgTCACCCCGGCCCCCAAGATGACCCTGTGCACTCAACAATCTTGGCAAGTGTGCTGATCTCTGCCAGGACCCAGTCAGGACAGTCCAGATCACCACAGAACCGGAACCTCTGCAAGGGAGTAAGACAAGTGGTCAGGCTGGGAGGAGTGAGCTGCGGCCAGGTGTCTCCCACACTCCTGTTCCTCAGGGAGCCGCTTGCTCTCCCTGATTATCAGGCTGTTGGGAGAaccccctccctggcccacccTGCCACCAAACTGTTCTGATGCCTACCCCAGGCATTCACCTGTCCAGCAAACACCGACTGGTGCCTCCTCTGTGGTAGATCCCACAGAACAAAATAAAGTCCCTGGCCTCACAGCCAGTGAcctctctcacttccttttcctccctggctccagccacatggcctccctgctgctcctgtCACACCAGGCACTCTCCCACCACTGTCCGTATGGTTCGCTTGCTCTCATTTCATTCAGATCTCTGCTCAAATGACACCCTTCTGATGGCCCTTTTCTGAACATACTTTCTAAAATAGCCCCTTACACGAGGAAATTTCAGGGCCCAGTGGTGTGTTCATTAGCTTGATCCTGAAAACCTTTTCATGAGCCATACATGTCAAAATATATTGAACTGTATATTTACACACGTGTTgttctcaataaagctgttaaaaaataaaaatcactctttACTATCATGCTCTAGCTCCTTATGCTTCTGGCTTGATTACCAagcatatatcacattttgttagTTATCCGCTCCTCTGTTGGAATGCAAACCCACCCTGTCAATCATGTCTTGCCAGTATCCTCCATTCCCCTGATCAGTTGTCCTTACTGCCTGGCAAAGTTCTGACCCACAGCAATCTACATGTCCATCCTGCCACATCCCTACTGGGCTGGGAACAAACCCCACACCGAACGCTCTTCCCACTGAAACCTGCTTCCCCTACTGAGTTTCCACTCCACTGAGCACCACCACCTGGGACCCAAACCCCAtcaccttcctctcccctttcccccagcACTTAATCCCTGAGCCCTGCTAACTCCCCCGCCGCTTCTATCTCTACTTTCCACCCTAATTCAGGTCCCCACCATCTCCTGGggctctctgctcccctcctgctccctccacaaACTGACCAAAAGGATATTTCTAACTTGCCAGTGCCCTCTTCTTAAAGTCCAAACGTGGCTCTGAAGACCCAGCAAGCGTTGGCCTCTGCTTACCTGTCCAGCCTCACCTTTCACTAACCTGCGGTTTACACTCTTCCAGTTGGGGTAATGCATTCATTTCTAGGGAGCCATGCTCTCTGACCCTGAGGTCTGTGAATGTGCTGGCCCCTGTGTGAGGGTgcagccccaccccaggactcCTAAGCCCTGGTACACTAACTGCACCGCCAGGAGCCAGCTttcccccggcccaggccctggactGCCTTCCTATCACTGTGCTCCCGGGACAGCTGGTCCCTTCCCCTCAGGTCTTAACCGTGACTGCCAAGTGAAGCCTCCAGTTCTGCCCTTCCTTCCTGTGCgcagcacagggcctggtacGGAGCCAGCACTCAGCGTCTGTGGAAGGAATGAATGGGGGGGTTGGGAAGTCCCAGCCCGAACTGCTTTCTGGCTCTGGGAAGAGAGATGCAGCTTAACAGTTAAGAATTAGACTGAGCctgatttcttttgttgttaatcctcacctgagatattttccattgatttttagagagaatggaggggaggggggagggggagggagagagagagagagaaacatcgatgtgagatggACACATCCCTGGTCGCCTGCCTAGACCAGGGCCGgcggagcctgcagcccaggtacattcccttgaccggaacaGGAACTGTGATCCAGGCCCAcacgctctgaccactgagcaaaccggctaggactggaCTGAGCCTAATTCTGAGTAAGTTCTTGCTCAGGTCCTGGGACCGGGGGCTGAAGCGGGCAACTCTGGGAGGTCCTGCTGGAGCCGGGAAGGCCTGCAAGGACTGCCATTCCGAGTCAGCCCCAGGCCCCGTCCCTCAGCTCAggccccccttccttccttccttccttccttccttccatcaagGAAGCGCCCGGGCTCCCCCCGGCCGGCCGGTCCTGCCCGCCGGGCTGCGGGGTCGGCAGGCGGGAGAGACTGCACCCAAGCGTTTGCCGAGGTGCCAGCGCGGCCTCCCCATCTCCTCGCACCCGCGCCCCACCCTCCCGAAGGGGCAGCCACGAGATCTGGGggaccctgccctgcccgccctgcaTCACCGGCTTCGCAGCCCTTCTTCCTCACCATAGCGCCGGAGGCCCGCCCGGGACTTTCTCCTTCCGGTAGCTCCGGTCCGAGGACGTAAGGTCACGTgacgcggggcggggcctcctcggacggggcggggcctcctcggacggggcggggcctcctcggacggggcggggcctcctcggacggggcggggcctcctcgggcggggcggggcctcctcgggcggggcggggcctcctcgGACGGGCGGGGCCGGCCGCCGCACCCGGAGCTGCCACCGGGCTGAATGCCAGGGTCTCCCCAGAAACCCTCCCGGCAAATGGCTGGCCCTTCTCCAGTGTAACGGCGGCGCTCTAAGCGTAGAAAGTAGGGGGCGGGGCGCGCCCGGGGGACGTAAGATGGCGGGGTAGGCACGCGAAGCTTTAGTTCTGCGCTCGGGCTGCCTGTGGCGCGGGGCTCGCAGCCGCAGAGGCCGCGGAGCGGAGTGCCGGGGTCGCTGGCCTCGATGCCGGACGTCACAATCCTCAGCGGCAGCTCCACCGGGCCTTGT from Eptesicus fuscus isolate TK198812 chromosome 5, DD_ASM_mEF_20220401, whole genome shotgun sequence harbors:
- the COMMD4 gene encoding COMM domain-containing protein 4 isoform X4; this encodes MRFRFCGDLDCPDWVLAEISTLAKISSVKLRLLCGQVLQELLGLGMDYEKVQKLTADARFELGDVKATVAVLSFILSSAAKHSVDGESLSSELQQLGLPKEHAASLCRCYEEKQSPLQEYLRACSLRVNRLAGTGWRVDYVMSSSLLRSVKEPVVHLRLDVAAAPEAPAQPVALSLSADKFQVLLAELKQAQTLMSSLG
- the COMMD4 gene encoding COMM domain-containing protein 4 isoform X2; the encoded protein is MHYPNWKSVNRRLVKGEAGQVSRGQRLLGLQSHVWTLRRGHWQVRNILLRFRFCGDLDCPDWVLAEISTLAKIYEKVQKLTADARFELGDVKATVAVLSFILSSAAKHSVDGESLSSELQQLGLPKEHAASLCRCYEEKQSPLQEYLRACSLRVNRLAGTGWRVDYVMSSSLLRSVKEPVVHLRLDVAAAPEAPAQPVALSLSADKFQVLLAELKQAQTLMSSLG
- the COMMD4 gene encoding COMM domain-containing protein 4 isoform X6, whose amino-acid sequence is MDYEKVQKLTADARFELGDVKATVAVLSFILSSAAKHSVDGESLSSELQQLGLPKEHAASLCRCYEEKQSPLQEYLRACSLRVNRLAGTGWRVDYVMSSSLLRSVKEPVVHLRLDVAAAPEAPAQPVALSLSADKFQVLLAELKQAQTLMSSLG
- the COMMD4 gene encoding COMM domain-containing protein 4 isoform X1 — translated: MHYPNWKSVNRRLVKGEAGQVSRGQRLLGLQSHVWTLRRGHWQVRNILLRFRFCGDLDCPDWVLAEISTLAKISSVKLRLLCGQVLQELLGLGMDYEKVQKLTADARFELGDVKATVAVLSFILSSAAKHSVDGESLSSELQQLGLPKEHAASLCRCYEEKQSPLQEYLRACSLRVNRLAGTGWRVDYVMSSSLLRSVKEPVVHLRLDVAAAPEAPAQPVALSLSADKFQVLLAELKQAQTLMSSLG
- the COMMD4 gene encoding COMM domain-containing protein 4 isoform X3; its protein translation is MPGRFRFCGDLDCPDWVLAEISTLAKISSVKLRLLCGQVLQELLGLGMDYEKVQKLTADARFELGDVKATVAVLSFILSSAAKHSVDGESLSSELQQLGLPKEHAASLCRCYEEKQSPLQEYLRACSLRVNRLAGTGWRVDYVMSSSLLRSVKEPVVHLRLDVAAAPEAPAQPVALSLSADKFQVLLAELKQAQTLMSSLG
- the COMMD4 gene encoding COMM domain-containing protein 4 isoform X5, with product MHYPNWKSVNRRLVKGEAGQVSRGQRLLGLQSHVWTLRRGHWQVRNILLRFRFCGDLDCPDWVLAEISTLAKISSVKLRLLCGQVLQELLGLGMDYEKVQKLTADARFELGDVKATVAVLSFILSSAAKHSVDGESLSSELQQLGLPKEHAASLCRCYEEKQSPLQEYLRACSLRGWQAQAGG